One genomic window of Bacteroidota bacterium includes the following:
- a CDS encoding type II toxin-antitoxin system HigB family toxin, with translation MNIVAFRTLRAFYEKHEDCETQLKTWYKKAVSDNWKSPKEIKADYPSASIIADNRVVFNIKGNEYRLIVKFNYKYGWAWIRFIGTHAQYDKINAETI, from the coding sequence ATGAATATTGTTGCATTCAGAACATTAAGGGCTTTCTATGAAAAGCATGAGGACTGTGAAACGCAATTAAAAACATGGTATAAAAAAGCTGTTTCAGATAATTGGAAATCACCAAAGGAAATCAAAGCAGACTATCCTTCGGCAAGTATTATAGCAGATAACAGGGTTGTTTTTAATATAAAGGGAAATGAATACAGGTTAATAGTAAAGTTTAATTATAAATATGGATGGGCATGGATACGGTTTATAGGTACACATGCTCAATATGATAAGATTAATGCAGAAACAATTTAA